CGAGGTCGCCGTCATGCACCACCTCCGGGACTGGGCCGTGGCGTTCGAGGAGCTCGACCGGCACCTCGGCGTGTGGATGGGGATGTCGACGACGGATGCGAACGCCCTCGGTCAGGTGCTGTGGGCCGAGCAGGCGGGCGAGCCGCTCTCCCCCGCGCGGCTCGCCCGGCAGATCGGCATGACGTCGGGTGCGACCTCGGTGCTCGTCGACCGGCTCGAGACGGCAGGGCACGTGACCCGCCACCGCGAGAGCACGGACCGCCGGCGGGTGACCCTGCGCGCGACCGCCGCGGCGCGGGCTGCGAACGAGGCGTTCCTCGCGCTCGCCGGGCGCGAGATCGCCGGCGCCCTCCGCGAGAGCGACCCCACCGAGCTCCGGGCCGCACTGCGGTTCCTCGCGCGGATGACGACGGCCGCGACCGCGGCGAACACGCGCCTCGCGGCGCGTCGGAGCGGTGGTTCGACCACCGCGACCGCCCACTGATCGACGGGCGGCGCCTCGCCGGGAGCAACGGGCTCCGCATCCCCGAGAGCACCGCCTCGCCGCGAACGACGAGAACCCCTCCGGGCCGGAGCTCGGAGGGGTTCTCGGGTGTGGTGACCCCAGCGGGATTCGAACCCGCGTTACCGCCGTGAGAGGGCGACGTACTAGGCCGCTATACGATGGGGCCGCACGCCCCGCTCGAGAGCGGGACACACTCGTTGTCGGACTCGGAGGCTAGCCACCTGTGGTGACCCCAGCGGGATTCGAACCCGCGTTACCGCCGTGAGAGGGCGACGTACTAGGCCGCTATACGATGGGGCCGTTCCGACAACCCGATAAGTATGGCACAACGCGCGCACGCTGCCAAAACGGGGCGTGTCGCCCGGGTGTGCCGCGCCTCCGGGCGGATCCGCAGTGTCTCAGATCGTGAGCGACTCGCCGGGCCGGAGCACGACGAGTTCCCCGTCCCCGAGCGCCTCGCGCTGCCGGTCGGTGTGCATGGCGAAGCCGATCTCGGACAGCGTCGCCTCGTGCACCGGGTAGGCGCGCCGCGGACCGACCGCGGCGATCCAGTCCATCATCTCCTCGACCTTGAGCCACGGTGCGCCGACCGGAGCAGCGAGGACCTCGACGGGGACGCCGGGCACCGTGTACGCGTCCCCGGGGTGGAAGAGACGACCGTCCACCAGCACCCCGGTGTTGTCGACGAGGGGCACCGAGGAGTGGATGCGCTGGTGCCGGGCGCCGTGCAGGTCGAGCGTGAAGGGGCCGACCTCGCGGTGGTCACCGTCGCCGACCACCTCGACCGTGATGCCCGCGTCGGCGAGCGCCGCGGCCACGCCCGACGGCCCGAGGACCACCGCGTCCGGATTCCGGTCGAGGATCCCGTGCAGCTGCTCGGGGGTGCCGTGGTCCGGGTGCTCGTGCGTCACGACGACGGCCACGACCCCGGTCACGTCGACCGGGCGGGTGAACCCGCCGGGGTCCAGGACGAGCCGTGCCCCGTCCTTCGTGACGACCTGGCACGCGTGCTCGAGCTTGGTGACCTCCATGCGGGCGACCCTACGCGCGTGGCTGCGGGGTTCCGCACGGGTCCCGCCACGGTCCTGGCACGCCGTTGTCGGACGTCGATGCGTGCCCGTAGCGTCCGGGACATGGCCACCACCACCGCCGTCGCCCTGCCCGGACCCCGGCGCGTCGTGCACGTCGACCTCGATGCCGCGCTGCCGGAGCTCGTCGCCGACGGGACCGGTACGGAGGCCCTCGTCGTCGGACGCCGCGACGGGTACCCCGTCTGCACGGCCGGGCTGACGCTGACGGCCGACCCGTCCGACGCCGCGCGGGTGCTGCGGGCGCTCGCCGCATCGTCGTCCGTGACCACCCCGACCGCGCCGGCCCCCGTGCACGACGACGACCTGCCGTCGGTCTCCGTCGTCGTGTCCACCGTGGTCGACCGCGTCGAGGGCCTCGGTCGGTTGCTCGACGCCCTCGAGCGCCACGACCACCCGGAGCACGAGGTCATCGTGGTCGACAACCGTGTCCGGGTCCCGGAGGACGACCCGCTGCCGGCCCTGCTCGCGGGACGCCGTGTCCGACTCGTCGAGGAACGGCGCCCCGGGCTGTCCGCCGGGCGGAACGCGGGGATCGCTGCGGCACGGGGCGAGGTCGTGGCGTTCACCGACGACGACGTGCAGGTCGACCCGCGCTGGCTCCGTGCCCTCGTCGAGCGCTTCGTCCGTGAGCCGGAGCTCGACGCCGTCGTCGGCGTGGTCCTGCCGACCGAGCTCGCGACGCCCGCGCAGGTCTGGTACGAGGCGTACTACGGCGGCTTCAGCGGCGAGCGCTCCTTCGAGCCGGTGACCATCGTCCCCGAGGACGTGCCCGGCGCGATGCGCTTCGCCCGCGTGGCCGCGGTGCGACCGGACGGCTCGGTCCGGCGACGGTTCCCGGTGTACGGCATCGGTGCGTACGGCGCCGGCGCGAACATGGCGTTCCGCCGGACACTGCTCGAGTCGGTCGGTGGGTTCGACCCGACCCTCGGCGCCGGGTCCCCCGCACGCGGCGGCGAGGACCTGGCGATGTTCGTCGAGACCCTCTGGCGCGGCGGACGCATCGGCTTCGAACCCCGCGCCGTCGTGCACCACCGGCACCGCCGGACCGTCGCGGAGCTGCACGCGCAGCTGCACGGCAACGGCGTCGGGTTCGCCGCCCTGCTCTGCGCACTCGTGGCCCGGGACCGACGACACGTCGCCGTCCTCGCTCGGCTCGTCCCCCTCGCGGCGACAGCGAAGGCCCGGGTCGCGGCCGCGGCCCTGTTCCGCGGCCGTGGCGCCGACCACCGACGGGCCGCGGACCCGACCCTCCCGGCTCCGGCGAGCACACCGGTGCCGCGGTCGCTGGCGTACCACGAGCTCCGGGGGTTCCCCGCGGGACCGTCCGCATGGCTCCGCAGTCGTCGACGCTGGCGCGCCGTCAGGGCGGGACGTCCCCTCGCCGGGTGACCCGGAGGCGCAGCGCCACGCGTGACCGTAGGATCGGTCACGTCCGACGACTGCGTCGGGCGCGAGGAGGGCGCATGCTGCTGGGTACCGACACCGAGCGCCGTGACGTCCCGGCGGACGACGCCACGGGTCCAGCGCCGGTGCTGCACCTCGTCGCGCCGAGCGCGACGGACGCCGCCACGTGCGCGTGCGGCCACCAGCGGGAGGCGCACGAGCACTACCGACGCGGCTCGGACTGCGCGCTCTGCGACTGCCCGCGCTTCCGTCGCCGGGGCTGACCGCCGCGCTCGAGCGGTACCGCGTGCGGGAAACCGCTGCATCCCCGCAGCCGCCCCGGCGGTTCCTTGTCGGGCTCCGGGGCCGGAGTTAGCGTCGCTCGCATGCCCACCCCCACCGCGGAGCTCGCCTGCGTCGTCCTCGCACACGAGGACCCGACCCAGGTCCGCCGACTCCTCGAGGCGCTGGACCCCTTCCCCGTCTTCCTGCACTGCGACGTCCGCACTCCGGACGCCGCGCACGACGCGATGACCGACGGGCTCCCGCCGCGCGTCCACCTGCTCGACCGCCGGCGCACCGGATGGGCGCGGTGGGAGAACGCAGCAGCGGAGCTCGCCGGGTACCGCGCCGCGCTCGCCGGGACGGATGCGAGCCACATCGCCGTCCTGACGGGCAGCGACTACCCGCTCGCCACCGCCGACGAGGTGCGCGCGGTGCTCGGGCGCCACCCCGGTCGTTCGTTCCTCGTCACCCA
The sequence above is drawn from the Curtobacterium sp. MR_MD2014 genome and encodes:
- a CDS encoding MarR family winged helix-turn-helix transcriptional regulator produces the protein MPDIDPLTTDWQDDEVAVMHHLRDWAVAFEELDRHLGVWMGMSTTDANALGQVLWAEQAGEPLSPARLARQIGMTSGATSVLVDRLETAGHVTRHRESTDRRRVTLRATAAARAANEAFLALAGREIAGALRESDPTELRAALRFLARMTTAATAANTRLAARRSGGSTTATAH
- a CDS encoding MBL fold metallo-hydrolase, with protein sequence MEVTKLEHACQVVTKDGARLVLDPGGFTRPVDVTGVVAVVVTHEHPDHGTPEQLHGILDRNPDAVVLGPSGVAAALADAGITVEVVGDGDHREVGPFTLDLHGARHQRIHSSVPLVDNTGVLVDGRLFHPGDAYTVPGVPVEVLAAPVGAPWLKVEEMMDWIAAVGPRRAYPVHEATLSEIGFAMHTDRQREALGDGELVVLRPGESLTI
- a CDS encoding glycosyltransferase, whose protein sequence is MATTTAVALPGPRRVVHVDLDAALPELVADGTGTEALVVGRRDGYPVCTAGLTLTADPSDAARVLRALAASSSVTTPTAPAPVHDDDLPSVSVVVSTVVDRVEGLGRLLDALERHDHPEHEVIVVDNRVRVPEDDPLPALLAGRRVRLVEERRPGLSAGRNAGIAAARGEVVAFTDDDVQVDPRWLRALVERFVREPELDAVVGVVLPTELATPAQVWYEAYYGGFSGERSFEPVTIVPEDVPGAMRFARVAAVRPDGSVRRRFPVYGIGAYGAGANMAFRRTLLESVGGFDPTLGAGSPARGGEDLAMFVETLWRGGRIGFEPRAVVHHRHRRTVAELHAQLHGNGVGFAALLCALVARDRRHVAVLARLVPLAATAKARVAAAALFRGRGADHRRAADPTLPAPASTPVPRSLAYHELRGFPAGPSAWLRSRRRWRAVRAGRPLAG